One Pyrus communis chromosome 13, drPyrComm1.1, whole genome shotgun sequence genomic window carries:
- the LOC137713505 gene encoding plant intracellular Ras-group-related LRR protein 7: MGCNTSRNVDSKASRAARWRTTGIVGLRDSKLKTFPDEVLDLDRSIRTLDLTHNKIVDIPVDISKLVNLQRLILAYNLIDRLPINLAKLVSLKVMTLDGNRVTTLPDELGQLVRLEQLSISGNSLESLPETIGSLRNLKLLNLSKNKLKSLPESIGSCFSLEELQANDNSIEELPESVCNLTHVKSLCLDNNSVKQIPTNLLKDCKALQNISLHGNPISMDQFQQMEGFQEFEARRKKKFDKQIDSNVMISSKGLDEGVDL; encoded by the exons ATGGGTTGCAATACAAGCAGAAACGTGGATTCGAAAGCAAGTCGGGCCGCCCGGTGGCGAACCACCGGCATTGTTGGCCTCCGTGATTCCAAATTGAAG ACATTTCCAGATGAAGTTCTTGACCTGGACAGGTCCATACGTACTCTTGATCTAACACACAATAAAATAG TTGACATTCCTGTGGATATCAGCAAATTAGTAAACCTGCAGCGACTG ATATTAGCTTATAACCTCATTGACCGACTGCCGATAAATCTGGCAAAACTAGTGTCCCTAAAAGTTATGACTCTTGATGGAAATCGAGTTACTACATTGCCTGATGAAT TGGGACAGTTGGTGAGACTTGAGCAGTTATCTATCTCTGGGAATTCATTAGAGTCTTTGCCTGAGACTATTGGAAGCTTGCGGAAT TTAAAGCTTTTAAATTTATCAAAGAACAAATTAAAGTCTCTTCCTGAATCCATCGGAAGTTGCTTCTCTCTGGAAGAATTACAAGCAAATG ATAATTCAATTGAAGAACTTCCTGAATCAGTTTGCAACCTTACCCACGTAAAGTCACTTTGCTTGGACAATAATAGTGTGAAGCAG ATACCCACTAATCTGTTGAAGGACTGTAAAGCGCTGCAGAATATTTCCCTTCATGGAAACCCTATTTCCATGGATCAGTTTCAGCAG ATGGAAGGATTCCAAGAGTTTGAagcgaggaggaagaagaagttcgacaaacaaattgactcaaatgTGATGATCAGTTCGAAAGGCCTTGACGAGGGTGTTGATCTTTGA
- the LOC137712730 gene encoding uncharacterized protein, whose protein sequence is MVQKRSLDDEEIFVSFKHPRQVGHNKELVSFSESVFPGDVSEEPETLENGCAKDKSRSEEEISDDKFSGLPKGSEDVETSASRSFTISSWATSSTSGEDSLFEALFHGSFFPEYFNHERSIRTLTQFEDIYSVLLDHPPRKSASIGPEHQADVPLWGAQGAHNNFDLEDEKRLMGTCVIPVPDSDTELFTDTGCIVGKGRIDCSCEDGESVRCVRQHILEAREKLVKTIGPKRFEELGFNDMGEQVAQTWSEEEEQLFHRVVFSTPTSLGKNFWDKLSTVFPSRTKKEIVSYYFNVFMLRKRAEQNRYDPMNIDSDNDEWQGSNDYGDNQPSVTEDEDSVVESPEGRRVPGYNRNWKDDLEVFDEDDTDETCDDNVDVDMFGRGPEQILDRCYGLVDNCSSCPIPQLQDKISWDEKVDQEVQDDSCTSVDAAVAASQESQRKPEDGNHWSGSFNRGDHEYVLEPCDAKIWDAGYMTFPKNKVDFLPTSNMIEEVFGKESWNYKARDGKNLG, encoded by the exons ATGGTGCAGAAACGATCACTTGATGATGAGGAAATATTTGTTTCTTTCAAGCACCCAAGACAAGTGGGACATAATAAAGAGCTAGTTTCTTTCTCAGAATCTGTTTTTCCTGGAGATGTTTCCGAGGAACCAGAGACTTTAG AGAATGGATGTGCAAAAGACAAAAGTAGAAGTGAAGAGGAGATTTCTGATGACAAATTTTCTGGTCTTCCAAAAGGCAGTGAGGATGTTGAAACCAGTGCATCTAGAAGCTTTACCATATCCTCATGGGCCACTAGCAGCACTAGTGGAGAAGATTCTTTGTTTGAAGCAttatttcatgggtcctttttcCCTGAGTACTTCAATCATGAACGTTCAATAAGGACCTTGACTCAATTTGAGGATATTTATTCTGTTCTTTTGGATCACCCTCCTCGGAAGTCTGCCTCCATTGGACCAGAGCATCAAGCTGATGTTCCACTGTGGGGTGCACAAGGAGCCCATAATAATTTTGACCTTGAGGATGAGAAACGACTAATGGGGACTTGTGTAATTCCAGTGCCTGATTCTGATACTGAGTTATTTACCGACACGGGTTGCATAGTTGGAAAGGGCAGAATTGATTGCAGCTGTGAAGATGGAGAGTCTGTTAGATGTGTCAGGCAGCACATTTTGGAAGCAAGAGAGAAACTTGTAAAGACCATCGGGCCAAAGAGATTTGAGGAGCTAGGATTTAATGACATGGGAGAGCAAGTGGCACAAACTTGGAGTGAAGAGGAGGAACAACTATTCCACCGGGTTGTCTTCTCAACTCCAACATCTTTGGGCAAGAATTTCTGGGACAAACTTTCAACTGTCTTCCCCTCCAGGACGAAAAAGGAGATTGTCAGTTACTATTTCAATGTCTTTATGCTTAGGAAGAGGGCGGAGCAGAACAGGTATGACCCAATGAATATTGATAGTGACAATGATGAATGGCAGGGGAGTAATGATTACGGTGACAATCAACCATCTGTGACAGAGGATGAGGACTCGGTGGTTGAGTCTCCTGAAGGTAGACGTGTTCCTGGTTATAATCGAAATTGGAAGGATGATTTGGAAGTGTTCGATGAGGACGATACGGATGAAACTTGTGATGATAATGTTGATGTGGATATGTTTGGGCGGGGACCTGAGCAAATTTTAGATAGATGCTACGGGTTGGTTGACAACTGCAGTTCCTGTCCCATACCTCAGCTTCAGGATAAGATTTCCTGGGATGAAAAGGTAGATCAAGAAGTCCAAGATGATTCATGCACGTCCGTTGATGCAGCCGTGGCTGCTTCGCAAGAGAGTCAGCGGAAGCCTGAGGACGGGAATCATTGGTCGGGTAGTTTTAACCGCGGTGACCACGAATATGTCTTGGAGCCTTGTGATGCCAAAATCTGGGATGCTGGGTATATGACCTTCCCCAAAAACAAGGTTGACTTCTTGCCAACTAGCAACATGATTGAAGAGGTTTTCGGGAAAGAATCATGGAATTACAAAGCAAGGGATGGCAAAAACTTGGGCTAG